In Aquimarina sp. TRL1, a single window of DNA contains:
- a CDS encoding glycosyltransferase family 2 protein, which yields MNISVVIPLLNEQESLNELYNWIAKVMQSNSFSYEIIFIDDGSSDDSWATIQSLSKSDPNVKGIRFLRNYGKSQALHAGFEAASGDVIITMDADLQDNPEEIPELYKMITEEQYDLVSGWKKKRYDSVIAKNLPSKLFNAAARRTSGVKLHDFNCGLKAYKNKVIKNIDVHGEMHRYIPVLAKNAGFAKIGEKVVLHQARKYGKTKFGMSRFINGFLDLVTIWFMSRFGKRPMHFFGLIGTLLFLVGFCFSLYLGIDKLFIETKGRLISQRPEFYIALTAMILGTQFFLAGFIGEIMLTTKRDKRRYNVSQKISL from the coding sequence ATGAATATATCTGTAGTCATTCCCTTGCTCAATGAGCAGGAGTCACTAAATGAATTATACAATTGGATTGCAAAAGTCATGCAATCCAATTCTTTTTCTTATGAAATTATCTTCATTGACGATGGTAGTTCGGACGATTCTTGGGCGACAATTCAATCTCTTTCTAAGAGTGATCCAAATGTTAAGGGAATTCGGTTTCTAAGAAATTATGGAAAGTCACAGGCACTACATGCTGGTTTTGAAGCAGCCTCCGGGGATGTTATCATTACCATGGATGCCGATCTACAAGACAATCCAGAAGAAATTCCCGAGTTATATAAAATGATTACAGAAGAGCAATACGATCTTGTTTCTGGGTGGAAAAAGAAACGTTATGATTCTGTTATTGCCAAAAACCTCCCTTCCAAACTTTTTAATGCAGCTGCCAGAAGAACATCTGGCGTAAAACTACATGACTTTAATTGCGGTCTCAAAGCCTATAAAAATAAGGTCATAAAAAACATTGATGTACACGGAGAGATGCACCGATACATCCCTGTATTGGCAAAAAATGCAGGATTTGCTAAAATCGGAGAAAAAGTAGTACTGCATCAAGCCAGAAAATACGGGAAAACAAAATTCGGAATGAGCCGTTTTATAAATGGTTTTCTCGATTTGGTAACTATCTGGTTTATGTCCAGATTCGGAAAAAGACCCATGCATTTTTTTGGTCTTATAGGCACCCTTCTTTTCCTTGTTGGCTTTTGTTTCTCTCTTTATCTGGGAATCGACAAACTTTTTATAGAAACCAAAGGGCGCTTAATCTCACAACGACCAGAATTTTATATAGCACTAACCGCTATGATCCTAGGAACTCAGTTTTTCCTGGCAGGATTTATAGGAGAGATCATGCTAACAACCAAACGAGATAAAAGAAGGTATAATGTTTCTCAAAAAATAAGCTTATAA
- a CDS encoding DUF4199 domain-containing protein encodes MENATTNTKKFILNYGAILGVLSVLLGVILYVTDSHKEQSWIQSLIGFLIILGVIIFGIKAFKTANNGFLTLSQALKIGLGISLVGALIGIIWLFLLTMVIEPDFTAQLADMQREKLIEQYPDFTQEQIDQSVEMAQKFSTPYMMAAFSLIGNLFLGFIISLFGGLIMQKKQDLY; translated from the coding sequence ATGGAAAATGCAACTACCAATACCAAAAAATTCATCCTTAATTACGGAGCCATACTTGGTGTACTATCTGTGTTACTTGGTGTTATATTATACGTAACCGATAGTCATAAAGAACAGAGCTGGATTCAATCTTTAATTGGCTTTCTGATTATATTAGGAGTTATTATTTTTGGAATTAAAGCCTTTAAAACTGCTAATAATGGTTTCTTGACATTGAGTCAAGCGCTAAAAATAGGTTTGGGAATCTCTCTTGTCGGAGCTCTTATCGGAATCATCTGGCTATTTTTATTAACAATGGTAATCGAACCTGACTTCACTGCACAGTTAGCAGATATGCAGCGAGAAAAACTAATTGAGCAATATCCTGATTTTACACAAGAACAGATAGATCAGAGTGTAGAAATGGCTCAAAAATTCTCTACGCCTTATATGATGGCAGCTTTTTCTCTAATAGGAAATTTATTTTTAGGATTTATAATTTCGCTATTCGGAGGACTGATTATGCAGAAAAAACAAGACTTATATTAA
- a CDS encoding type B 50S ribosomal protein L31: MRKGIHPENYRLVAFKDMSNDEVFITKSTANTKETIEVDGVEYPLVKLEISRTSHPFYTGKSKLIDTAGRIDKFKNKYAKFKK; the protein is encoded by the coding sequence ATGAGAAAAGGTATTCACCCTGAAAATTATAGATTAGTAGCCTTCAAAGATATGTCCAATGATGAAGTTTTTATAACTAAGTCTACTGCGAATACTAAAGAAACTATCGAGGTTGATGGTGTTGAGTATCCGTTGGTGAAATTAGAAATTTCAAGAACTTCTCATCCATTCTATACAGGTAAATCTAAACTTATCGATACAGCAGGACGTATTGATAAATTCAAAAATAAATACGCTAAATTCAAGAAATAA
- a CDS encoding GlmU family protein — protein MNYILFDGASRNGLLPFTYTRPVAEIRIGILTIREKWEKWLGFTTSTVTESYLSGKFPMVELEDNIMINASYLPTRELVTIIKGLKEHQAVFDKEEPVAFFVKEGAEVDFDMYEKITFSADGMIVKNTWDIFSKNGQAITDDFALLTKGRKSQKISETNNVIAAENVFVEEGVTMEYATLNASKGPVYIGKNAQVMEGSLIRGPFSLGEHSVVKMGAKIYSGTTVGPYCKIAGEVNNSVLFGYANKGHEGYLGNSVLGEWCNIGADTNVSNLKNNYAEVRLWSYETEGFAKTGLQFCGLMMGDHSKCGINTMFNTGTVIGVSANIFGSGFPRNFIPSFSWGGHSGFVTYVTKKAMEVAKIVMARREVNFDEEDKKILEHIFEETQHWRKSYES, from the coding sequence ATGAATTATATTCTTTTTGATGGCGCTTCTCGTAATGGGTTGTTACCTTTTACATATACAAGGCCAGTAGCAGAAATTCGAATAGGAATATTAACCATACGAGAAAAGTGGGAGAAATGGCTGGGGTTTACGACTTCTACAGTAACCGAATCTTACTTGAGTGGTAAATTTCCTATGGTCGAATTGGAAGATAATATTATGATTAATGCATCATATCTTCCGACCAGAGAGTTGGTAACGATTATAAAAGGATTAAAAGAACATCAGGCTGTTTTTGATAAAGAAGAACCGGTGGCTTTTTTTGTGAAAGAAGGAGCAGAAGTTGATTTTGATATGTATGAAAAAATAACATTCTCAGCCGATGGGATGATTGTAAAAAATACATGGGATATTTTTTCTAAAAATGGGCAGGCAATAACAGATGATTTTGCATTACTGACAAAAGGAAGAAAGAGCCAGAAGATATCAGAAACCAATAATGTTATAGCTGCTGAGAATGTGTTTGTAGAAGAAGGAGTAACGATGGAATATGCAACACTTAATGCAAGTAAAGGACCGGTGTATATAGGAAAGAATGCACAGGTGATGGAGGGTAGTTTGATCCGGGGACCTTTCTCGCTAGGGGAGCATTCTGTTGTGAAAATGGGTGCAAAAATATACTCGGGGACTACAGTAGGTCCCTATTGCAAAATTGCTGGAGAAGTTAATAATTCTGTTTTATTCGGATATGCTAATAAAGGGCATGAAGGGTATTTGGGAAATTCAGTTTTAGGAGAGTGGTGTAATATAGGGGCAGATACAAATGTGTCTAATTTAAAAAATAATTATGCCGAAGTAAGATTGTGGAGTTATGAAACCGAAGGTTTTGCAAAAACAGGTCTGCAGTTTTGTGGTTTGATGATGGGGGACCATTCTAAATGTGGTATTAATACAATGTTTAATACAGGAACAGTTATAGGGGTATCAGCGAATATTTTTGGAAGTGGGTTTCCTAGAAATTTTATCCCGAGCTTTAGTTGGGGAGGTCATAGCGGCTTTGTGACATATGTTACTAAAAAAGCGATGGAAGTGGCAAAAATTGTAATGGCAAGAAGAGAGGTGAATTTTGATGAAGAAGACAAGAAGATTTTAGAGCATATTTTTGAAGAAACTCAACATTGGAGAAAATCATATGAATCATAG